AAAAACACAGAGACTAATCTTTGACTTGCAGGTAGAAGAGATAGCAGAATCTGTCTCCAACTATGTCAAAGAAAATGAGCCCGGGGTGCTGCAGTACCAATGGTTCCGAACTGGGACTgaggagaagcccaagatAGTTGTGTGGGAACAGTGAGTACCACCAGACCCACAGCAGATCCGCTTCATGGTGTGGGGGTTCGTGGACTGAAGACATCTAGATATGCCGATCAAGCTGCGGTCGATATTCACAAATCGAGTTCGAAGCTGGCGTGGTTGATTGAGActgaagagaaggagagtAACATGCAGGAGCCGATTGAGGTTCTGCCACTCGAGCCATTTGCTGGGTGGGCACCTCAAAGCTAGGGTACCAAGATTGATAATTGCCTAACTTATCTGTTGCGCAGAAAGCGAACCATTCCGATGTCGCCGTCATGCTAAGGCCTTCCGTTCAGAGCAACCCTCCTCAAAGGTGCCATCTTGGATCGCAACAAATAAAAGTGAAAGTGACAGTTGCTCCTTCCAGGTTCTCCCAGAGGTGTGTCGTGGCCTGCAGACCTCACTGAGGTTGCCCTGCTCCTGCACAGTTTGCCCATTTCGCCCAAAAATCACATGACTTCCCGACCATTTCGCGTCCCAGCTGGCAGCTGGTTGGTCTGCTCCACTTTCCCACAATTCCCAAAGCGCGTCGTTCCTGCACTCCTAATCTTTGC
The sequence above is a segment of the Podospora pseudocomata strain CBS 415.72m chromosome 2 map unlocalized CBS415.72m_2, whole genome shotgun sequence genome. Coding sequences within it:
- a CDS encoding uncharacterized protein (COG:S; EggNog:ENOG503P76H) translates to MSSLHFLAILSPKPDRVARVEEIAESVSNYVKENEPGVLQYQWFRTGTEEKPKIVVWEQYADQAAVDIHKSSSKLAWLIETEEKESNMQEPIEVLPLEPFAGWAPQS